gggcagagagagaaagccagCAAGAGAGAGCAGGGCACATGTGGGGAGCCTGTCAGGGTTTCAGTATGACGGGGGGATGGCGGTGAGCTGAGCCGGGAGAGGGAAGTAGGGCTGATCCTCAGCCTAACCAAGAAATTCAGATTTGCTCctaaaggattttaagcagagagAAGCTGACAGTAAGTGCTGTGAGGAAGTGCTGTATCAGTATCAGCTATGATTGTACTGCTGATAGTTTTGCATCCTTTCCCACGTAACATTGTATTCTGAGCACTTtgaacataattaaaaatttcttgGAAACCGCTTTTTCAAATTAAATGGCTGCATGATACTTGATGCATGATAATTTAGcagtttccttattaaaaatatgaaaggtaCTCacattttttgatattgaaaTAACCAgcaagtatttttatatatacattttagatcTCACCTTGTATGGTTTCCTTGGTACTTCATGTTAAAATCACAAGGTAGGAACACTTCAGACTTAAAATAAGTGTACTAGTTTACACTCCCATCATCAGCACTCAACAGGCAATATTATTTATCCGTTGTGAAGGATGTCTCACTACAGCTCCGAGATCTTGCCTATAGGACTGAAAAATGCATGGTATTGTTCTCTGggctaatattaaaaatatcttgtTTAAAATGTGGGGCCTAGAGTGGTATgagtaggctttttttttttctgggaatgaTCCAAATATCAGTACTGGACAAAGTTGGAGATGTCTATTAGATATCACAGTGGAGATGGCAACTAGGAAGTTGAACCTGGAGTTTAGGAGAATGTGGGTCAGAGATATGCATCTGGGAGTCATCAGCACAGAGATGGTATTAAAAACTGTAGGACAAATGAGATAATTAGGGAGAGAGCCAGCGACAAGAACTAATGGCTGAGCCCTCAGGCACTCCTAAGCCTAAAATGCCCAGGAGAGGAAAAGGGACCAACAAGAGAGAGACCAAGAAAGAGAGATGGTGAATCGAGGAAGGGTGGCATCCCGGAAGCCAAGGGAAGACAGGCCTCTGATAGGCCAAGTAAGGTGTGGATTGAGAGCTGGACTGTGGACTTAGCAACAGGAGTTTATTAGTAACATTTATGATTTCTTGtactatatttacatatttatatattattcaaatatatttaaatatgtatatattggtgaaatatattattttcacacCTAATTTTTCTAACACCATTCAGTAATAGTCTGTTTCTTTGCTATGAGCTTGTTAGTCTACCTTCTGATGAGCAAGGATTCACATTCCTTTTCCCCTGTGCATTTTGGACTCATTAATATAGAATGAGTGAATGGGGTGGTGGAACAAATATGCTCTTTTGAAGTTACATCTAAATTGATTATAATGGCAAAGCCTTAAGATTGTTGCAAATTATTACGATTGACTTTAGTTTCATTCACTTTGTGCATAGGGACagtcacatttttattaagcaacaCAGAAACTGTAACCTTCTTATCAAATGTATAGTTTCTTCCATGGAAGTGTGAAAAAAGGTAAGCATGAAATGATATCCTGACTTCTGTTTGACTTTCAGGAGGAAATGCTCAAAAGCAACTTTGAAATGATTCAATTCTCACTCATCCACAGTGTTTTCAGGAcatcatattttatcttttaggaacaaattttaacataaaatttgatgtcataatttcaaataattaatttcattttgttttgtgtatctgcAGGCAACtcaaacagaaaaaccaaagtCTTCAATTCAAATGCAGCATCAAATTCAATAAATGAAACATTCTATGTAGCTGATGATATCGTTCAAGAAAAAACAATGGATACGACACAAAGCGACATTGCTTATTATTAAAAATCCTGTGTTGTAAAAGCTTGCTGGAGAGATGAAGCAATAAAGAGTGCATTTCAAATACAGTTCGTAATAATACTTGTCAAAAACTCGCCACTCACAAAGCAAGATACAGCTGCAGTTTTGATCaattcatttattaaacacccACTAACGTTTCTGATAGATTTCCACGTGTGTAAGTTTACTTTTATTTGCTAAGAAACTATACTAATACTTCAAGAGAAACCATAGAATTTATCAATAACACAGATAAGCAAACCTACGTCAGTGAGGAACAACGAAATTATATCACATTACCAGAATTTCACAAGTTTTTCATACTAAGAGGCAGCTATTTTTTAGAAGAGATGGGATGGTACTGGATAGGTAAATCTCAGGGTTGGTGGCCTTATAAACCAGAAGTTTCTTAAGGCACGTTCTAAAGTCTCTTAGAAGTCAACCCATGCCTTTTTTAGAGGGCTTGCTTAGCACACAAATTATATTATTGCCTTTATGAAAGCTAACATTCAATCACAAAACATATAATGTATAATCTGCATGATAGATACTTTCTGCATACCGAAGGATAACCATAACAAAAATCGTTCACTGATAAAGTTCCTAAAGAATCTCTATGATGAAATTTATAAACCAAGTAAGTTCTCCAGGCCCATCTAAGCTACTGCAGTAATATCTTAGAGCTCTAGAAGTAAACTACAGTGTTTGCaaattataattgttttaaaagatttttattcaCAAATGTGATTTCTGTTATAACAACACAGACCTGATCTTATAATGGAATTCAGCAGGAAAAAAGGATTAATTTTAAGCTGGCTCTCCTTAACACATCTACCGTGTACAGTTTCTGTAGCTGGAAGACTAGCCTTTCAAAATGTGCCAAATACAGCTTTTCTGGTCGgctgaggggagaaaaaaaagctatGTCTTATTGCTCTCAGGCATGCAAAACTCAGGGTTAGAAACTTTTGATCATCGGGCTGTCAAAATTTTTACCAAGAACTGAAGATTCCAGTACTGTCCAGTAGaagtttctgtgatgatggaaatgttctttctgtatctgtgctgtgacacagtagccactagccacctgtggctactggacacttgaaatgtggctagtgcaactgaagaaatacattttcatttaaacagTCTAAGTTTAattagccacatgtgactaaATTGACAACATAGTTCCAGATCATTATTGCAACATCCTTCTGCCTGTGTTGGATTTCACGTTCAAAAAGACCACAGTTTTGccaatgtttaaatattaaaattactcGGTGTGTGAAGTCTGAAGgttaaaacatttccattacaaaaatgacattttatgtgatcataaaagcaaagaatttttatttatttttgtgaaaaatcacATAAAGCATTTGTGGGTGCTTGATCTTTTATCCAGCTTTGATGAAAAACAAATCAATTCCAGAAAATTGGCTACCTTGATACACATACTAATAATTCTTACTAATGAGATGTTGCCTCTGGTGAAAATCTAGGCTGGCAGAATTTAGTTAAGGCACTGGCACAGTCTACTCTTGTTGCTCAAGGGCAAGAGCAGATGCCATAAATGACACAAGAAGCAGGAAACTTAGAGACTCGGGGCCAGCAAAATGCTCCTAGTCCCCCAGACTCTTCCCAACTGGTGGGACAGGCGAAgtagggctgggcagggctggatgCACCATGCGTTGTGCTTCTGGGAGAGGCAACCCAATTCTCTGGCACTCTGCAAAGTTTTGGAGGAATTGGGAGGATACAAATGTAGTCTGAAGACCCTGGGCTTTGCAAGTGAAATTATCGTCAAGCTGACATAAAAAAACCCTACCGTTCTTGGATGCCATCTGCCCAGGAAAACTGAATCTCAGTACAAACATCAGCTGGGGTCCTTGGAGCACTCCCTGCTGAGCCAGGTTACCTGAGGGAGAGCGACAGGGCTCATCTGGTGGACCAGCTGGTATGTGTCCCTGTGACTGTGAAGCAGTTGTGCTTCGTAATATTCCTAATATAGAGACAAAATATTGAAGCCTTATCAAATTATGACAGTCTGTgcattgaaaaatatattttaaatgatttatttggaCTGAAAATACTAATATAGCACAATATATTTTAAGTCAGTCAAAAATAAcctagaataaaattaaaagcaaacacaTTTCAAATTGCGTACATACGCATATAATTCTGGGAACGGGTCTGATAAAGACTACAGGAGCTTTTTAGAAGACTTCAGTCGctgtaatttttagaaatgatcAGATCTTAGAAAGAAAAGAGGGTCTAGATGAAGAGACCAAATAATAGAATATAAAAGGTTCAAATTACTTTCTACGTGGCCTTCTAATGAGAGcaatttcatcctttaaaaactGCGGAATTGGATTATGAAATGGATGAAACCAACCCTAACAAATCATCTCTTTCCTTAAAACTCTCTTAATGGTGTCTCTTCCTTACAGATAAAGTCCAAGCTCCCAAACATGGAACATAAACCTTCCTTCTCTGGGACCTAAGAACCTAGAATGGTGGTCTCAATTCTTACCACTTCCTGCCTCACATATGCTTATAATTCTCGacatcccctcctgcccccactcGTTTTTCTACTGTGGGCTTTGTTCACAGCCCTCATTCTGTCCGGAATTCCTGTAACTCCCACTCTCATCCTCTATCAAAATGCACTTCAGGTATTACTTTTTCTAGGTAGCCTTTTCTAACTTCTCTGGACTAGGTTAGGGACCCCTCAGTGTTTCTATAAACACATGTACTGTGCTTAACATGTAATGATGAGTTCTGCTGTTTCTCCTACCAACGAAACTGTGAATTATTTTCAGGGAAGCAAATGTGTCTTATTATCTTTGTATCCCTGGTACTTAACACACTGTTTGCCATGCCAgccactccataaatgtttgcTCAGGAAAGGACTCGGTGGCATTTAACAAGACTATTACTGATAACTCTTTAATCTAGTTTAATTGAAGGCAACCTAGGGCTATATAATTTTTGGCAGAATGAGTTGTAAATACAGGGCTAGAAGGGATCTCAGAGGTAATTTGGTATGATATTTTATGGATGAAAGACATCAAGGCCCAGAGAAGGTCAATGActttgctgaaggtcacacaggtagttaGAACGACCAGGACTTTTGGATTTTTACTGTTCAGTTCAGTTTTCCTTCTGCTATAAACTGCCTGAGaggaaatgccactgattttctCCTATAATATTGAGATCTGCATCCAATCCCAATAATAATAACAAGATCACTTTAGAAGACAATTactttagtaaaaataaatgatttttattcaGACGAGATCTTTCATAAATTATTATCATGCTATAGGAAATTTACTTAATAATTCCAAGATGCTTTCCAGTGGGGAAAAATTACTGAGcattaaaatcttttaatttgcATACTATATTGGTTAATGAGGGCTGAATTTTACGTAACTCTGAGTCACTGATTGTGTCACCATTCAGAAAACAAATCGGATGAACAAATTTATTACCTCTATAATTAACAGAAGTAAAACTTACGTGTAACTGGATTAACTGTGTCACTACAATGATCATTTTTAATCACGTTACACACTCAATAGGATAAGACCATCTTTTTTGCATGTATTAGcattttctaatcattttttaaagttttttaaaaaacttatttttacttatttcatcCTGATAACCaaagaattatattttcataaaatccaGTTTCCCAAAATGCATCAACTACAGCAGAGGCAAAAATTACCCTTAAGAACCTAGAGCTCTGTGTTTCTCTCCAAACAGCTGACTGAGCTATTTAAACAAGAGGACTTCTAAGGAGGCCACAGGACTGAGTTACATTATGGAAAAGCTAGAAGCGTGAGAGCTTCCATGGCTGTAATACTAAGATACAGACGTGGATGTAGCTTCCCTAGAATCTGAGCACAGAAAGCGTATGTTAAGAGGAGTTATGAGGCTCTCCCAGTCTCGCTGAGGTCACGCCAGGTAGGGGTGCTGGGTGAAGGAAGTAATCAGTACACCCTTCCAGCCTGTGAGGTTGTGTGTACTCACCTGATTTCATCATAATGATGTCACCTACAGCCACGTCTGTAGGTCACCAATTAGAAATTTTATACCTGCACCAGAGTGAGGTACTTACAATCTTTGGTGCTGTGCCATGATAACCAGTTGACTTTTGATGCTGCTACAACAGTAAGTATTTAACTATTGGACATAAGGGATATCCAAGTAGTAAGCAAAGTAAGTAACATTGATCattgtgaaattaaaaatgtagaaacATTTATATCTGCTAATACGTGTTTGAAAATGCTTACTCATACAAAATTTCCATTGCTATATAAAGGCTTTCATGATGTAACTCCCTggctcttaaaattttaaaaagtacagaataAAAATCTTAATCCTAAATTTTTGTCGCTACTCCTGAGGTTTATGATTGAAGTAAAAGAGAGAAACACCCCAAACTGGTCATTTACGAAATCATAAATTCAGTGGAAACCTGCTTCAAAACTACAAACTATTtcagacaaataaatatatatatgtttacatttataaaaatgtttcacaTTACTCATAGAAACAAGCTTCATAAAATTTAcatactgaataaaataaaaaatcaattctaATGAAGATTTAGCTGTCACCCTTCTAAATAAAAAGTTCTGTGTTTGAGGTATCTCTTTAAGACGTGCCAATATGGCACATTTGTAAAACCACCCAGGAGTCTATCCTAAAAATCTTGCCCAACACAGTATCATCTCTGTGAGACTTACAAATAGGCTGTACTAGGCTTGTCATTTTAaacaaggaagaaatattttgttaCAAAAACAAAGGAGGCAGGTATTAGAAACTCTGCATTTCAGGAAACAGCGaaattttgttataaatattttcattatcatctCCCGACaccattcatttaaaaagttctgGTCAAGACCAATAAAGCAGCTTCATCTCCTATGACTTTCCAAAAAAGCCTGGTTTAAAAACAGCAGTGAAGAATTTCACTATCTTTGTACATTATCACAGGATTTAAAGCTGCTACATTTTTCAGTGTCAAGAGCAAAGCATAATCCGCTACCTCACTTCATCACTGGAAGGTGGGTACTTAATTCAGCAATACTCGTAACTGTTAGGCAGATTACCTGTGTTGATCGTAGGAAAGCTGTTTACAATCAACTGACGAAGTAGTAACACtagacacagacacaaacaccAAAACTGCTGGGTTTTGTTGCACGGCTATCCATACTTTGGGCATGGCTATCAAATAGTAAGACTGATTCAGCACTTTATAATCATAACATATCAAAATATTGGCAGACAAAAATGGTCCCATATATGAAAAAATGTCTACATGGAAAAGGCTGTGATTTATTGCAAAGCATAATTATATAGCAAATTTCAAGGaaggtaaaataatttttgaaaccaaatttttaaatgtaatggcTTAGGCCAAAATCTCAGTTACTTTTTGGAGATTTCAGAACTATTAGGGGCAGAagaatgcttttccttttttctcttctttttgtcctttttgtgATGTTTCCCCTTTTTTGACttattcttcttctcttttttcttttctttcttctgatatttttgtttcttttgttttgaagtgTCCTCTTCAGTGGAACTGGACGAATAAGACCTACAGGCAATAATACATACTGACTGATAACTGTATTTATGGCTGATGGGGAAATTTAAATGGGATTTGAACTGCCTTAAATCCTTCTTGGAGCAAGGGAGAGGGTATAAACATAAAGAAACGCAAATAAAATGtgctttatatatttgtattctcTTAAAATACTGTATTCAGAATTTTAGCCACTTAGCCAGAGAAACTAATAAAACAATTGTCTCTATTCTGCTCATTTCTAGTTATCGGTTTTTAATTCAGTAAGGATGAAGtaatttttgtgtgattttttttttgtttttcatcctgTGTACCCTTCAAAATCTTTCTTATAAGGCAAAGAAAGTGGCATTTACCAACCCTttttatatacacaattcacTTGTGTATGTAATGACTTCTTAGCATATTCTTTTAGACACAAAGAATGCAATTATATAAAAAGGGCTGTAATTGTACCTCCATAGAAATGGATGAAAgctgaaaatcaacaaaataagagcacttttgttctttttttttttttttttgtatttttcaagttaAAGCACTTGATTCTTTTAGATGGAGAGTGATACAGATGAACATCTGCATTCTAAAATAATTTCCACTAGTTCGAGAAaggatgtttttaaatgtatcctCTATATAAATAAGGATGATTTAtcattatactttatttttcttatgttacTCTAATAttaaattagggggaaaaaatctgtaGAATTCTttcctctaatgaaaaagaacaaagaacaccAACTCTTAAGATCTTTTATAAAAAGGTGTCCAACATTCACCAATACCCAAACCCCAAACATGTgtgacaaaacagaaactgagttaatttaaaacaaaaaaaaggcttCCCAAGAGATAGTTCAGTGATTTAAACATTAGAAGTTAAAATCCAAACTAAGGAAACCTGGCAGAGATCtacaggagaagaaaaaggaaccacATGAGACTGAGAGTTTGTGTCTGCAGAGTGACTCACTGTGTGAATTTCCTGGCTGCCTTTCTTGGTTGGGGACTCTGAGTTTGCCCTGTTTCTGTAACATTGtactccttcctcttccttgtcTACTTACTTAGACTCCCCCATTTCCTAAGCTTATTTTCTCTTGTATTCTTTTGCACCTTCTTCAACTCTGTTGTTCTCAATTCTTGtgtgttttcctgttttaaagaCCTGCTTCAACTCTGCATTCTGACCAGAGCTGCTTCTCTGCCTGCacttttttctttggctttttggACCGGGATTCTCTTTTTTAAGGCAGAATGTTACACTTTGGCATAGCAACCACATTTGGTGGCATTATCTTTGCTAAGTgcacttacaaaaaaaaagttcttttaattTCGGGCCCTACCCGGGGTCTGTGAGGCCCAAGGTAGAGAGGTTTGAATAACCAATACGTTACTATACAACAAGTATATTAGAAtttggaagaaaatagaaaatctcaCTTTTCCTGTAAGCAATCCATCTTGCTGGGCTAATACAAATGATTCAACAACACACCAGTCAGATTgcactgagctctaccttcctATGTTAGTTTTTACATTAAACATTATTATTTAACTCCCAACATCTGAAAGTGAGCTAACTTTTCCAATTTATAAAGTAGCTGGGGTGTTTGCATATATCACATGCTCTATAAAAACTACAAAGTGACAACCCCTGATTTGCACAACACACTCTGTCAGAGAATCAAGGTCTAAGCTAGACATCCCTACCTGCTAAGCACCTTAAAAAGTGTCTATATGTACATGTTTATTTTAGTATGAATCAAAGTGCACTCACTAACTATGGAAGAAGTTGCGCTTTAAGTTTTTTGATCAATTTCTTTAACCAGCTGTTAAAAGAATTGATAGTAAAAATTCATAGGTAGCTGGTGAAAATTCTGAAAGATCTGAAGGAATTCTTAGCATGACAAATGAGTACATAAATCCTACTAATAAATCAATGTCTTAGCCATGGCAATGATATTTTGAGAATACAAATATTTAAGCTCCGACTTCATATATATGAGAACAAAATACGTATGTGAAGAATTTAGAGTTACGTTCAATTAAAAACtgatgttttaaaacttaaaaattctaGAATACAATAAGAATCCATAAAAAAGGGGGTGGgcctgttatttatttttaccttgatTTGCTccaaaaaagataatttaaggTGGCTGAGGGCTGACTTTATTTTTGAATCCTAACATGAAGGATTTTGTTCTTTTACTGAAACAATTAAACATCTAACTTTCATTAAAATCAATATAAACTAACTGTActataacatgaaaaataaaattttataatccaTCCTGGACTCACAGTCCTGGttttcaaaaaacaatttttttaaataccttttccttttttttttcaacttgattttctctttgctttttgcttttttcttctcctcttcttcatTTACTCCTGTGTGTTGAGGGGAAAGAATCAGGTCATCGTGAGTTTATATACTAATATGGTATGTACACATTTTTTGATTTGGCTTGTTGGCTGGTGAATTCACTGTCAGACTACTGCACTTTTCTTGTAACGATGTCCCCTTTCTTGATTATCGTTGTACTCATCAGAAACCTTATACAAGTATTACATGCtttgaataaaaatttcaaacactACTAAGTACATTAAGTAAAAAATTCAAGTATTCCACTTCTAATTCCTAAAGCAAATCAATGTCAACAATTTGGTGTGCACTATTCCagatcttaaaaaacaaaacaatataaccatgcataattttaaaaattttctttttcaagcaaAATTAGGATCATGAAATCCTAGGATCATGGGACAATAACTACAAATCTAATATTCATGTTGTCAGTATCTTAGAAGGAGAGAATACATACtataacttgttttttaaatacacaatttGATGTGTATTCTTCTGGGCTTTCTCGGTATATAACTAAAACATTCACTTATATCAACATCGTTACACATAAGTCTCaagttttcttctcatttgaaaaatggactgtggcatatataatattttccaacttatttctttcacttaacatctTCTGAGAAGATGAAGTAGATGTACTTTTCCTATTCCTCCTGTTAAGTATAACTAAAAACTCAGacattagaaaaacaaacagaagatgACTCTGAAAGGTGGAAAGACAAACACTAGCTAGGGATCTTGAACTCCAGAAAATGACGCAGTGCTGAGTTCCCTggaatttctttttgctttatgcagCCCAGACTTAGAGCTGAAGAAGCTGGTAACCTGGTGCTAACAAAAATGCCCCAACAAAAGTCTGCTCTCTCTAgccaaaggaccaggaaagggAAAACCTAGTAACAGGAAACTTTTAGATAATAACTGCCATTCTCCAGCCAAACACCACAGACAAGAACATGGCACCACCCCCACACACGTCATCAAAGGCTGAGTGGAGAACATAGACTTCTCCCCTTGTGGGGCTGTGATAAGACGTTCCACTCCCCCTGCCTGAGAAGTCTAAGTAGTGCGGCAAACTTTCATCCTCACTGGCCAGTTATGAGACTTCCACTAACAGTGTCAGTGGAGACCACACAGGGAGTCTGGATTTTCACCCCTACCCAGCAGTAATGAGGCACACCTCTCATCCATGCTTAAGTACTGTCAGACGAGATCTAATGAACGTCAGGGCTTTCGCCATCACCCAATGGCAGCAAGACCACTCCCACCGTGGTGTCAGGGGATACCACACCAGGAGCTGAAACTGCTACCCTCACCCAGCAGTAATAAGAAGGCATGTCCATCCTGGGTGTTGGTAGAGGTTGAGTGGTGAAACTGGACTTTTATTTCCACCTGGAAGTAACAAGGTGGCATTCTCAATTTCCCTTCTGGAATGGTACCAGAGAAAATCAGATTAAACAGAAGGCTTGAAGAAAAGCCAGAGTTTTGTGATATAATATAAAAATGCCcaaatttcaactgaaaagaaatcatCAAACCAAGAACTATGAAGATTTCAAATTGAGTGAAAAATTAACTAATAGGTGACACCACCACAGTAAGAGAAATATTAGAATTAtgtgaaaaagattttaaagcagccatcataaaaatgcttcaatgagCAATTATGAACATgcatgaaacaaatgaaaaaatagaaaaccttaaagaaataaaaaatccaaagaagaatcaaacagaaattttagactaaaaatacaataaaccaaaataaaaagctCAGTGGAAGGTTTCACAATGGCAGGAAATAATCACTGAATGAGAATGTGCCTaacacac
This window of the Camelus dromedarius isolate mCamDro1 chromosome 3, mCamDro1.pat, whole genome shotgun sequence genome carries:
- the SREK1IP1 gene encoding protein SREK1IP1, with the protein product MAVPGCNKDSVRAGCKKCGYPGHLTFECRNFLRVDPKRDIVLDVSSTSSEESDEENEELNKLQALQEKRVNEEEEKKKAKSKEKIKLKKKRKRSYSSSSTEEDTSKQKKQKYQKKEKKKEKKNKSKKGKHHKKDKKKRKKEKHSSAPNSSEISKK